GTGAAAGTGAGCTTTGAGCTAATTATCGcatattatttcttttgtttggaaatagtgatttggaaatgttacaGTTTGCAGGGTGCCCAGCCTGCCCGCGACAACCTCTGGTTTCAAAAGGTTAAAATCCTTGTGTGAGAACAGAGCAACATCATggcaaaagctgcactgaaaaaCAAACTTACACCATTAtatgtggaggtgatggtctagtggttaaggtgttgggcttgagtccagaagatcatgggttcaaggcaaggcctttaatcccctattgctcccggtgtgtagtgagcgccttgtatggcaggaccctgacatcggggtgaatgtgaggcataactgtaaagcgctttgagcgtctgatgcagatggaaaagcgctatataaatgcagtccatttaccatttatttaccatttatagtaatagcccaatttcatagccttaagagtgtgcacaccatgaatgcttggtcttgttggatttgtgagaatctactgaatctactggtaccttgtttcccatgtaacaataagaaatatactcaaaacctggattaatctttttagtcacatagcactactattattctgaacactactgtatatcctcCTGGCTACCAGGAAGGttagtcaggaggatatacctGGTACTCAGGAGATTAAGGGCAATTTCAAGTAACGCTTCATTAACATAccaagaaatcagcaaaaggacttgTGTATTTCCTTTTTGCCCCAAAAGGAAGCTCTGCAGTGTGTGCAGGAGCTGAACAGCACCCAGCAACTATTCATGTTTGTACGAAATGGGCTGGAGTCGACTTTGGAGCGCAGCACCATTGCCAGGGAACATATGGATCTGCTGCTGCACCAGCTCATAAAGACCAAGATCCTCCCACAAGAACAGTACTGCAAAGGGTCAGTGTGTAGCTTTCAGTAGGGGGCGGAGTCCAGCTACTGATTAAGTATTCAATGAAAAGTTTATATCAgtgtgctgtttgtttgtttttttccctcgcTCTCTAAAATTGATAAGCTCTTTTGGCTTTACCTTGTAACTTTACACAGCTGAAGAAGTTGAGAACCCCTTAAACCACTGTGGCTACTTAAGCCAGAAGTGTAGTTCCAAATGTGGGTATAAATTGCTATGTAAGTTTAACTCCTTGAAAAACTTGTCTGCAACTGTTTTCTCCAGACTTCAGGAAATCCTGGAGGTGGCTGAAGATATGGCCATAGACATCCCCCATATATGGCTCTACCTGGCAGAGCTCATCACTCCTATGTTCCACAAGGGAGGCATCCCCATGGGAAACCTTTTAAGGTCAGTCGACTGTGTGTTAGGAGCAAGGCCGTAATGGAAACAAACAGTGtggtttttaatgtaatgtcCACCCTGTGCTTTGTCATTAGGGTGACTGACTTCAAAGCCGTTGATCCCTCTGGGCAAAGCAGGAGTTCTTTTGGTCCACATCCTTACTTTACTCTACAAAGAAATGGTGAGAGTGTTGTTCTGGGCCATCATGGAGTAAATCTCTGACACTTCAGTGCAGAAGAACattaaccccaattccagtgacattgtgtaaaatgtaaataaaaacagaatacaatgatttgcaaatcttcttcaaactatattcaactgaatacaccacaaagacaagatatttaatgttcaaactgatagactttatttttgtgcaaatatttgctcattttgaaatggatgcctgcaacacctttaaaaaaaaagctgagacagtgttgtttaccactgtgttgcatcacttttccttctaacaacactcaataagcatttgggaactgaggacactaattgttgaagctttgttggtggaattctttcccattcttgcttgatgtacgacttcagttgttcaaaagtCTGGGGTatatgttgtcgtattttgcgcttcataatgctccacacattttcaatgggcgacaggtctggactgcaggcaggccagtctagtacctgcactcttttactacgatgccacgctgttgtaacacgtgcagaatgtggcttggcattgtcttgctgaaataagcagggacatccctgaaaaagacgttgcttggacggcagcatgtgttgctccaaaacctggatgtacctttcagcattgatggtgccatcacagatgtgtaagttccccatgccatgggcactaacacacccccataccatcacagatgctggcttttgaactttgcgctggatggtctttttcctcttttgtccggaggacatgatgtccatgatttccaaaaacagtttgaaatgtggactcatcagaccacagcacacttttctacttgcttctgtccatttcaaatgagcttgggcccagagaaggtggcggcgtttctggatattgttgatgtatggcttttgctttgcatagtagagttttaacttgcacttgtagatgtagcgacggactatgttaactgataatggttttctgaagtgttcctgagctcatgcggtaagatcctttacacaatgatgtcagttcttAATGCAGTACTGCTTGAGGGATCGACGgtaacgggcattcaatgttggtttttggccttgccgcttacgtgtagaaagttctccacattctctgaatcttctgattatattatggactgtagatgatgaatccctaaattccttgtaattgaacattgagaaacattgtttttaagctgttggaatattttttcatgcagttgttcacaaagtggtgatcctcaccccatctttgcctgtgaatggctgagccttttggggatgctccttttatacccaatcgtgacactcacctgattccaattaacctgttcacctgtggaatgttccaaacaggtgttctttgagcattcatcaactttcctggtcttttgttgccccatcccagcttttttgaaatatgttgcaggcatccatttcaaaatgagcaaatatttgcacaaaagtctcagtttgaacattaaatatttttgtctttgtggtgtattcaattgaatataggttgaagaagatttgcaaatcattgtattctgtttttatttacattttcacacaacgtcccaacttcattggaattggggttgtagtataaGTAAAGATGGAGAGTAGGGTACTGCTAAACATGAATCTGTAACATCTGGCGTATTCTTTAGTGGCAGGCTACATTACAGGTCATTAACCCCACTTCTTTGTCCAAGatgatatataaaataatatgACCAATACATTTTCCCCCACaaagtttttaaatttaatttcctGAATCTcagtgaggtgtttttctgttgtatttaccAGTAAGTGGTTGGAGAAGGATTGCGTTAGCAAAAAGTGTTCCTAAAATTATTTTTCCATGAGTAGAAAAGTTAAGAGGGTTGGTCTTTTTTTTCATGGTTTTTGCTGCActtcccccccaacacacacacacacacacacacacgggtgattcttagactacgggcacttatgtcctttgatcatattgtatgaaaaacagaaaaaaggggaaatttcacacttttatagttatctttacaatgaaagtgtgttaagaaatttgttctagtggtctatgatgactttttcaccttttttcagcatcattatatgcaaatattgccattttgtgcttgtcccacacccagacttttgatattcaatgataaaaatgaatggtaaagaaacattttttctaatgttttaaaatatctctgaataacatatcagtaaaataatcaaaacataattggggtattcaatgtcatacaactgttgtgatttttttaaacaaaatgtagttgtcccacactattgccgtaatttccaccacaacactgtaatgtccctttaaacatttgtatgaaagattgtttgggtagtttctatggagataaacagcgacatcagagcacatgtatatagcgccaaatcataacaaacagttgccccaaggcactttatattgtaaggcaatggtgtgttggaaattacatttacaaggccaatagtgcccgtagttaaagaatcacccatacacaaTTTGCCTTTTTTCTGCACATTAAAAAAACCCTAAGTTGTTAATTTGTTAATATTAGCTCTCACCTTTGTAAACTTGAATACTTAGCTTTAGTAAATTAAGTACTGTTACATTTATTTATCAAGGATTGTCTCAAGAAACGTAGGTATCCCCCCAATTGcatcaaactttatttcaaaaGCACTGACACTGGTCAGTGCTCTTAAAATAAAGTTTAAGCCTTTGTTTAAAGTTTTCACCTGTGAGTAAATTTGAATGCTTAGTTTTATTAAATTAAGtactgttatatttatttaacaaggATGGTCTTAAGAAACTTAGTATCCCCCACCCATTACATCAAACTTTATTTTAAGAGCACTGATCAGTGTCCATGTTCTCTTCATTACTGATATTACTGCcatacaaatttgcaaaaatttgaaTCAGCTGGAGGTATCCTATTAGACCAGTTACTGAGTAATTTAAGGTATTTACTGACTGCAGATGTCATAGTACCTCATGTCCAACTAGGAcggggccccagggaagacccaggacatgctggagggattatacagtagtgttcagaataataatagtagtgctatgtgactaaaaagattaatccaggttttgactatatttcttattgttacatggaaaacaaggtaccggtagattctcacaaatccaacaagaccaatcattcatgatatgcacatgtaTCATGCACACATGATACGCATATgaagttgggctattagtaaaaaaaaaaaaaagtagaaaagggggtgttcacaataatagtagcatctactattgatgctacaaactcaaaactattatgttcaaactgcttttttagcaatcccgtgaatcactaaactagtatttagttgtataaccacagtttttcatgatttcttcacatctgcgaggcattaattttgttggtttggaaccaagattttgcttgtttactagtgtgcttggggtcattgtcttgttaaaacaccaatttcaagggcatgtcctcttcagcataaggcaacgtgacctcttcaagtattttgacatatccaaactgatccatgatacctggtatgcgatatataggcccaacaccatagtaggagaaacattcccatatcacgatgcttgcaccaccatgcttcactgtcttcactgtgaactgtggcttgaattcagagtttgagggtcgtctcacaaactgtctgcggcccttggaccaaaaaagaacaattttactctcatcagtccacaaaatattcctccatttctctttaggccagttgatgtgttctttggcaaattgtaacctcttctgcacgtctgttATTTAACGGAGGGacgttgcgggggattcttgcaaataaattagcttcacacaggtgtcttctaactgtcacagcacttacaagtaactccagactgtctttgatcatcctggagctgatcaatgggtgagcctttgccattctggttattcttctatccatttagatggttgttttccattttcttccatgtgtctctggttttttgtccattttaaagcattggagatcattgtagataaacagcctatatttttggcacctgcatataagttttcccctctccaatcaaatttttaatcaaactacactgttcttctgaacaatgtcttgaacgtcccattttcctcaggctgtcaaagagaaaagcatgttcaacaggtgctggcttcatccttaaacagggacacctgattcacacctgtttgttccacaaaattgacgaactcactgactgaatgccacactactgttattgtgaacacccccttttctacttttttttttactaatagcccaatttcatgaatgcttggtcttgttggatttgtgagaatctactgaatctactggtaccttgtttcccatgtaacaataagaaatatactcaaaacctggattaatctttttagtcacatagcactactattattctgaacactactgtatatcctcCTGGCTACCAGGAAGGTTAGTCAGTAGGATATACCTGG
The sequence above is drawn from the Thalassophryne amazonica chromosome 4, fThaAma1.1, whole genome shotgun sequence genome and encodes:
- the LOC117508910 gene encoding eukaryotic translation initiation factor 4 gamma 1-like: MFVRNGLESTLERSTIAREHMDLLLHQLIKTKILPQEQYCKGLQEILEVAEDMAIDIPHIWLYLAELITPMFHKGGIPMGNLLRVTDFKAVDPSGQSRSSFGPHPYFTLQRNGESVVLGHHGVNL